The Mixophyes fleayi isolate aMixFle1 chromosome 1, aMixFle1.hap1, whole genome shotgun sequence genome includes a region encoding these proteins:
- the SETD7 gene encoding histone-lysine N-methyltransferase SETD7 isoform X2 → MDSDDENVEETVEGLLDDDGLPHGFCTVSYSSTDRFEGHFVHGEKNGRGKFFFFDGSALEGFYVDDALQGQGVYTYEDGGALHGTYVDGELNGPAQEFDIDGRLIFKGQYKDNIRHGVCWIYYPVLVAFSCRMEAALWEK, encoded by the exons GCCTTCTGGATGATGATGGTTTACCCCATGGTTTCTGCACGGTCAGCTACAGCTCCACAGATCGCTTTGAGGGACACTTTGtacatggggaaaaaaatggacGCGGGAAATTCTTCTTCTTTGATGGAAG TGCTCTGGAAGGCTTTTATGTTGACGATGCCTTGCAGGGACAAGGGGTGTATACCTATGAGGATGGGGGTGCCCTGCATGGAACATATGTGGATGGAGAGCTGAATGGGCCAGCACAGGAATTCGACATAGATGGGCGATTGATATTTAAAGGTCAATATAAAGACAACATTCGACATGGAGTCTGTTGGATTTACTACCCA GTGTTGGTTGCATTCTCTTGCAGGATGGAGGCAGCCTTGTGGGAGAAGTGA